TCGAAACAACCCGATAGCCTTATTAAAATTCGACAGTAAGTACAGTTGGTACTTTCCCAATGTACGACCTGACAGGATTCCAGCGTGACCTGCTCTACGTCATCGCTGGCGAGGACGAGCCCCACGGACTGGCGATCAAGGAGGAACTCGAACAGTACTACGAAAAAGAGATCCACCACGGCCGACTCTATCCCAACCTCGACACGCTCGTCGACAAGGGTCTCGTCGAAAAGGGCCGTCGAGACCGTCGAACGAACTTCTACACGCTCACCCGTCGTGGCCGCCGCGAACTTGAGGCACGCCGCGAGTGGGAGACCCAGTACGTCGACCTGTAACACGATCCGGAAGTCGTTCGCTTCCATCGATATCGCCGAAGCCGTCATGAATTACAACTCTCGTTGCTCTGTCCGCCCTCGGCGCGTCGCTTATATGTGATCGTGGCGAACGATCAGCAGTGAACGAGGTCGCGCTGCAGGTCGCCGATGCGCCCCTCGAGGAGACGGTCGTCCGGATGGCTCTCGCGGGCGCGCTAGGGATGTTTCTCGGACTCGAGCGCGAGTGGTCCCAGAAGTCGGCCGGCATTCGGACCTTCTCGCTGATCAGTCTGCTCGGTGCGGTCTTTACTGTGCTCGTGCGCGAGGGAGGGGTCGGCGAGAGTCTGCTCCCGCTCGGCGGGTTCCTAGTAATCGTCCAAGGAGTTTTGCTCGCGGTCCAGGGACTCATGGAGGACGATCCCGAGGAGACGGGACTGTCGCTGACGACCTCAGTTTCGATGCTCGTCGCCTACGGCATCGGTGTCCTGGTGGCCGCCGGATTCATCCTCGAAGGTGTTACCGTCGCCGTCCTCTCATCGCTGCTGCTGGTGTTAAAGCGAGAGCTCCACGAGTTTGCCTGGGGCCTCTCTCGCGAGGAAATGCGCTCGACAACGGAGTTCGCTATCCTCGCGTTCGTTATCTATCCGGTGCTTCCGGCCACATACGAGCCCGAAATCGCGGGAATCACGATCCCGCTTGAGCCGAAGGTGATCTGGCTAATGGTCGTCGCAGTCGCGGGAATCGGTATCGCCAACTACGCGATCGTCTCGACCTACGGCGGTCGCGGTATCGCGATCACCGGCTTCTTCGGCGGCCTTGCTTCCTCGA
This genomic stretch from Natrinema sp. SYSU A 869 harbors:
- a CDS encoding PadR family transcriptional regulator, which encodes MYDLTGFQRDLLYVIAGEDEPHGLAIKEELEQYYEKEIHHGRLYPNLDTLVDKGLVEKGRRDRRTNFYTLTRRGRRELEARREWETQYVDL
- a CDS encoding MgtC/SapB family protein, with translation MNEVALQVADAPLEETVVRMALAGALGMFLGLEREWSQKSAGIRTFSLISLLGAVFTVLVREGGVGESLLPLGGFLVIVQGVLLAVQGLMEDDPEETGLSLTTSVSMLVAYGIGVLVAAGFILEGVTVAVLSSLLLVLKRELHEFAWGLSREEMRSTTEFAILAFVIYPVLPATYEPEIAGITIPLEPKVIWLMVVAVAGIGIANYAIVSTYGGRGIAITGFFGGLASSTAVVGTMLDHVNQRPEASSYAVAAILLANAAMAARNLAIAVGFTAGGDTDILIEAIVPLGAVILLAFAVAALTADWSESGPINLKSPFSLKNALAFGAVFLVVLVFGSLAETWFGTLGFYATAVASGFVSSAGATTSAVVLYRGGQLGPAEATIAILLATVSSIVVKALLAATSTDDGFRNRVAAYSTILLLGGALASVFLVL